Part of the Yersinia hibernica genome, ACAAACATGAGCGCCGCTTGATGGTGCCACTGCTGATATCCAGCAGTTTCTTATTTTATCTGGGAATGGCCTTTGCTTACTTTGTGGTTTTCCCGTTGGCCTTTGGTTTTTTTGCCAAAACTGCGCCGGAAAGTGTGTTAATCGCAACAGATATCACGAAGTACCTTGATTTCGTCATGGCACTTTTTATGGCTTTTGGTATTTCTTTCGAAGTCCCGATTGCGATAATTCTTCTGTGCTGGGCCGGGGTAACAACCCCTGAAGCATTGAAGAAAAAACGGCCTTATGTGTTTGTTGGCGCTTTTGTTGTGGGAATGCTGCTCACCCCACCTGATGTGTTGTCACAAACATTATTAGCAATTCCGATGTATCTATTATTTGAAGTGGGTGTGTTCTTCGCCCGTTTTTACTCCGGTAAACAGCGCCGTACCGATACTGAGGAAGAGGATGAAGAAGTCGATAGCCATCCGAAAGAACCTTAAATTTCTGCTTTGATATTCTAGCCGCCCTCTGGGCGGCTTCTGTTTTGGAACATCTATGTTTGATATCGGCGTGAACTTAACCAGTTCACAATTTGCAAAAGATTGCCCTCAGGTCGTAGCCCGTGCAAAAGAAGCTGGGGTTACCGGTATGCTGATTACCGGTACAAATGCTAAAGAAAGCCAGGCTGCACTTGATGTTGCCATGGCCTATCCAGAATATTGCTGGTCAACGGCCGGCGTTCATCCTCA contains:
- the tatC gene encoding Sec-independent protein translocase subunit TatC, coding for MAVDDTQPLITHLIELRKRLLNCIITILVVFFVLVFFANDIYHLVSAPLIKQLPVGSSMIATDVASPFFTPIKLTMMVSVFVSAPMILYQVWAFIAPALYKHERRLMVPLLISSSFLFYLGMAFAYFVVFPLAFGFFAKTAPESVLIATDITKYLDFVMALFMAFGISFEVPIAIILLCWAGVTTPEALKKKRPYVFVGAFVVGMLLTPPDVLSQTLLAIPMYLLFEVGVFFARFYSGKQRRTDTEEEDEEVDSHPKEP